The genomic segment CTCAGTAAAATCTCGTCTCATGTTTCATGTCGACTGTTGCAGGTGCAGCTGGAGGTGGAACtgctgaaggaggagaagaagagcgCCGACGTCACGCACACATTTTACCTCAGTGAGTGTTTTATAGGAAGAATAAACACAGTCCACAGCTGCTTCTTATTGAAGGTTTAGAACTCGAATTAGAACTAAATGATTCATGAACCATTAATGAAGTTATTaactccccccacccccacccccccagctCGGAGGTTCCAGATGTTGCAGATGTTCTGTGGTCACCTGCAAGAGCTCCTGAAGGATCAGAACagtctgagacagagactgatgaGACCTCTGGGTCGCACCAACCTGCCCGTCCAGGCTCATCTGCATAGGTCAAATTTGTCTCCTTAGCAACCGCTGTCTCACATCCActgtgatgataataataataattgatttcTAGATCCAGAGGGAGTTAGTTGATCTGTGTCAGCAGGGTCTCAGCCggtctgtgctgtgtttcaggTCTGTGGTGGAGGTTGTGAAGATGCTGCTGGACTTCATAGAGACCCTGGAGGAGAAGCTGGACTCGGTGCACAGCTGCACCACCACCAGAGACCGGCTCACTCAGCTGGTCAGTTCCATGATGTCTGATGTTGACAGTTGGTCTCAGGACTGAGGAGGATGTTTTAACttcatcatgaaaaaaacagcttcacacattttctctgcctgtgtctcctgatcctgatcctgatcctgattctgatcctgatcctgatcctgatcctgatgcCTAACCTCAGAGTATCAGAGAGTGGTTCAGAGAATTGATCTGATATCAGATCTTAAACCTGGtaaacaaactgtgtttaaTGAGGATGTCATTATGGCTGGCAGCTGATCGATGAGGTCAGAACCGACTGATCATGAATCAATCAGTCACAGACTGATGTGAAGCAACAGCACAGCGAAactgatttattattaaatcagtttattttcatatttattactAAATCAGTTTATTGAAGAAGCTGCAGCCAAAGAATATTtcttaattgattaatgaacTGATTAATAGGTGGAGCTCTGTAGCGGTCTGTTTTAAAATGGATCATATAAACCCTTATAGTTTAAAGGAGTCGGCTGAGTTCTACAGTCCGGGGTCTGGATCATCCCTGGACCACACACCggttctgtctcctctgtggGTCCACTGGGTTTCATCATGTGGCTCTGGTTCATTTACAAACTGTTggtcagtgtcacagtgactCTGAGCAGGTGCAGTATTTTCACCTGGATCATTTCCCTTTACCTctgaagctctctctctctctttcactttctctgtttcagAATACCTCTCTCGCCCAGCTGCTGGCGCAGGTGGCAGAGGTGCAGAGTTTATCCAATCAGGTTCTTCAGTGGAAGGATGTTGTGAGCAGCCTGCAGAGTGACCCCTCTGcctgatgacctctgacccctcaccttcagccccctcctcctcctcctcctcctcctcgtacAAACCGAAACCTGGACGTGGACTCTGAGACCTGCTCACAGACCTCCATCAGGTCTCACGTTGAAAACTTgatgatgttattttgttttttgtaataaataaaattttggTCGAAGCTTCTTGTCATCAGACATTTTAATAAACCCCAGGTCATAGGCAGAGTGAGGCAGTACCAGATGTTTTCCCAAAAGCCCCGAATCTTATATGAagtttattataacattatttaaatgtataacTTCAACTTGGCATCAtttcctctccgtctctctgacTGGACCGGCAAATCAATGGAGCTCTATTAGTACTGTACTGGGGAAACAGccatttatattattatttatttttggggAGCCATGGGGGAAAATGAGCAAGAGAGCGCGGGGACAGGACAACCTGTGgaccaggagaggaagcaggaataGAAAGGAGTGAAAAGCTGAAgttaagagaagaagagaggagaataaTATGTGATGAAGAAccaggaggagagggtgagaagaagacagaagaggaagtctggatttgaagagtgaagaagagagtagagagggaggagtgagagagaaagggaggaaaagaatgaaggagagaaaaagggggatGGTATGGAAGTAGATTTTGTCTCAATATTATTTAAGTGAACTGATTGACAATCAGTGAgtaaacaccttccacaaatacaaaaaatacatttggaaGCTCAAAAAAATATGCAATTATAAAACGGATCTACAAACAAATTTCAcgaataaaaacatctgtgaatacattcaattaatttacaaataaatgaaaagaattaGTGAATATCTTCCTAACAGTTACAAccttcaaacaaacatttttgaatcaCTCTTATTTTCTCTTCGCTTGTGGATTCatgttttacagatttttgAGACAAACCTGCCGGTCTGAACGAAAATCGACATGTTTCGGGAAAACAAGTGATCGCCAGCTGCCGCCGCCATTTCCGCTTTTCAAAACAAGAGCACGCAGACTTCTTTgagctgttttatttcctcctttaagTAACGTGCGCTACGTCAACGGTTGTTAGATATGAAGTGACAGAACCTGGTTAAGGTCTTTGATAGTTTGGCTTTTggtgttgatatttgttttgttaagaaattacatattacaattttattgttcattgttaaTAAGCAggctaagctaacgttaactgCTTAACCGAAACCCGTTGCCAGGGTAACAGTAAACAGTCATGTTGCAGACTGAGGGAGTGAAAGGTTCTGACATCCCATACTGATGAAGACTGATTGTAAATAGACCACATTTCATACCCATACGACCTGTAAAGAGATACCTGCTGTCATTTCTTTACCACTgagtttattgtaatcattCAGTACATTTGCTGTTTACAGCATAATTGGTATTTTCTACATGTAGGCTATAATCAGTTATCTTCATTTGTCCTGTTCAGTCTCTGGAACAGCCAACTCATCTCTCACAGGTGGTAGTAGTATGGAATATGTCATAATGCactatatataataaataagtgAAAGAAAGGTTACAAggttcatgtatttattatttgacaCAGGGCTGTATAACAAGAGGAAACTCCACCactaaaattttttttatttttatgacatcttatttattcactcatttacagtatataattttgttttgttgagtgGAATAAAGGGAACGGCAACTAGCACATCTCCATATACAATGATATAGATATCCAGTCAGAGATGacttaaaataaagataaatattaacATAGATAATAACATTGTTAATGTTGAGACGTTAGACTCAGTGCTATATTTTACAAAAGAGGTTTATTCAGAAAGAATCAATTAAACTCATcatgcaaacatacagtatacagaaaGAGctcactgtaaatgtgcatttaatgacattttacaattttgCTACCAGAACCAGTTATCATGCGTGAATGTACATAGTACACATCACACCTCATCCTACAGAAACTCCTcggtggtgttttttttttttttaacattttcttatttattattcttatgttgaaattgtttaattcattcatcaatgtaCAATGCCAGTTAGCAgcttgctaatgctaatgctaatgaagTCATGTTCAGACCCAGAAGTCCTACTTCCTTAATTCTACATTTATAATCAAAGACTGTTGATATAGGTACAGCTTCTATATATCACCAGTCTATATATAAAGACAATCAGTCTATATATTATCAGTCTGTATACAGGGAACATATAGAATCTGTGCAGCGGGTGGACggagagctgcagtgacagCTCCGTCCTACAGGTGGCGCTGCTGTGTTCTATCCGGGcatcagacagaagaagaagaagagctgccTTGTGTTTCCGGTCTGGATTGGATGACGCTCCACTGAGAGTTTCTGCTGCGGTTTGATCAAAGTCACCGAGAGGAGGTAGAAACAGGTAAATTCACCTTTTATTGCTCCGCAGTTGAAGCCGTCAATGTTCCCGCCGCGGCCACTGACGCTGTTCTGTCTGTTCACCGCGGCTAACTGAGCTAATGGCTAACCTCCACTCCCTCAGCGCTGACTGCTAACggctaactgctaagctaacgttagcgccGTAAACAGCTGACACGGTGTTGATTTAAAACTGATCAGCTGATAAAGGATTCATCGGTGTATTTATCGACCCATGGATGTGATCAGAGGCGGGTTGAGGTTGAAACGATGGATCTGAAtgtttgttgagttttgtgGCTTTTAAGAAACAGATTGAGCTGAACACGTTGAGTCTGAACTGAGAATGAAAACAATCCGGTTCAGCTCCTCGATAGAAACCGATTCAACGCCAGATGATCAGAGTGGTTATCGATCCGTTACTGGAGTACATTTAATCAGTACTCATTAGTATTATTGATTGTTGAGTAAACTTTAAAGCTGTTTGGTATAAATCACCTGAAAACCAGGAAGAGCTAAAAGCCTCTTCAACCTTCAGGTTATCTTCACCTCACACCTGTGCACAGACTCagatgtaaatctttatttAGATACTCCGGAGAGCTGTCCTCTGACTGGAGGGTTTTTCCAGGTGAAACACCTGCTGTCTGTGCTGAAGGTGGACGAACATCATGTGATGAACAGGACTGAGATGATTGATCAGTTTCTGataaattgtaataataaaTCTGTTGATTGTTATTGTCTCCcctgaacaggaagtgtgtggCCGTGTGCTGCTTCCTTCCTCAGCTGACCTGTGACTCACTGAGCGTGCTCAGTAGGAGGGTTTCCCTCCACACACAGTTTCtgttgcaacacacacacacacacagtaagtctGCACCTTCATCACTAACATTAACacgtcagacaaaacaacattacAGTGTTATTGATGCATTCACTTACCCAGTTCTGTGGTTCAGTGTATTTCCTGTCAGCCCATGTGACTGAACCCACCAGATCCTGATGCAATCTCAGTGTTTAGACCACGTTTAGGTTTGGTGTCAGTGCGTGTGTGAATTATTCTTCTGTGCTCCTTTTAGACCGTCGTCATGGTGTTAGCCGACCTGGGGAGGAAGATCACCTCCGCGCTGAGGTCCCTCAGCAATGCCACCATCATCAATGAGGAGGTAACTGACACTGGAACCAGGTGAACGTGGCCTCGGACGCCTTGAGGTCCTGAGACCATGTTCACCAAACCGAACTCCTAAAGACAGTTTAACATAAAGTCTGTGATTGAAACTTTTCTGTTGAATTCTTGTGGACCTGACTGTGTTTAACAGAGAAATACTTTAGTACcgtttaattttatttcataattttgctttataattattaaataattagtAGTAATTAGTTAAGAATTGAACACATTTGCACCTTAAAGCCAAACTGTTGTTCACTCTGTGTGTAAAAACATACGTATGtattatacacatacagtatatacctgTATGTTTTTGTACCTTTGTGAACCAAAGACgagctgtttgtgtttagagAGTGAAGGTAAAAGCTCTGAGGTCAGTGAACATCTCAGAAACAGCACCAGGTGCAGGTGAGATCTGGACTGTGatggtctctgtgtgtttcaggtgttgaATGCCATGTTAAAGGAGgtgtgtgctgctctgctgGAGGCCGACGTCAACATCAAACTGGtcaaacagctgagagagaacgTCAAGTGAGTCCTGATCCAGGATCCAAACCAGAGTCCTGGTCTAAGATTCAAACATGGTTCAGTtcagctgcagtgactgagcTGAGTGTTTTTTGTCCCTGCAGGTCTGCCATAGATCTGGAAGAGATGGCCTCAGGTCTGAACAAGAGGAGGATGATCCAACACGCCGTCTTCAAGGAGCTCGTCAAGGTCAGATCATCAGGCCTGGAGAAGTCAGGGAATTAAATAATGAgaacaaaaaagacattttaattattttagcaATTAATAAAACTCTTGTTACATGTGAGTGTTTTACTCTGTAGGTGATTACATCATGAAAACAGAGAGTTACCTCAGAAAATCaagaaattaaactttaaacagtAGAAAAAACTCGAGTCATTAGTAAAAAATAGTTTTATAGTGTGTAATGTTTAGAAATGTGTGGAccctgtgtgtactgtgtgtatttagtATCTTGTTTGTGTAATCAGCTGGTGGACCCTGGTGTGAAGGCCTGGACTCCCACTAAAGGGAAGAACAACGTCATCATGTTTGTTGGTCTGCAGGGCAGCGGGAAAACAACAACCTGCTCGAAGGTAACGTGACACACCTGGCTCCACCCCCCTGTTATTGGGTATATTTTGACACAGGCGCcccctgctgtctgtctgttctcacgcctctgtgtttgctgcagctggcGTATTACTACCAGAGGAAAGGCTGGAAGACGTGTCTGATCTGTGCTGATACCTTCAGAGCAGGTAAACACCACCTGATCACCTGACTCTCTGACCACCTGATCACCTGACTCTCTGACCACCTGATCACATGACTCTCTGACCACCTGATCACATGACTCTCTGACCACCTGATCACCTGACTCTCTGACCACCTGATCACATGACTCTCTGACCACTTGATCACCTGACTCTCTGACCACCTGATCACATGACTCTCTGACCACCTGATCACATGACTCTCTGACCACTTGATCACCTGACTCTCTGACCACCTGATCACATGACTCTCTGACCACCTGATCACCTGACTGTGCTTCAATGgacgttctttctttcttctgcagattttatttacactttaaaaTACTAATACTATAATTctatttttgatcattttgaaatatttcaactgGTTTTTGACGTAGAGACATTGAACGCACCACTTGTCTGTTGTTGTCACTGAACTCAGACCTcttcacacacagttttccttCCACACTAAACCAGACTCCATTCGTCATATTAACTTTATCACATTAGTTCGGTTGTTTGGTCACTGAACCTGCTGACAGACGTTTCCTGTCAGGTGACATTTGAACTGCTCACAGCGCAGACGCTTCAGCACTTCCTCTCAAACGCAGCGAGCACAAACATTTCCTTCAGTACAtgatcctcctctcttcttcaggTGCCTTCGATCAGCTGAAGCAAAATGCCACCAAAGCCAGAATCCCCTTCTACGGCAGGTGAGTCCCTCCTCAGCTCACACAGAGCGCCCCCTGCTGTCTGCTCGATCTTAACCCTGCGTTGTGTTCAGTTACACAGAGATGGACCCGGTGGTGATCGCCGCCGAGGGCGTCGACAAGTTCAAAGGCGAGAACTTTGAGATCATCATCGTAGACACGAGTGGACgacacaaacaggaagactCACTGTTCGAGGAAATGTTACAAGTCTCCAACGCTGTGGTGAGTAAATGAACGCACCAACGCAGGTCTGTAGTGACGTACCTGAACGCAGCGCCACAGGTCTGTAGTGAGACTGTGCCAGTCTCAGGTGTGTTTCAGCTCCTACTGATGTTTCTCTGCGGATGTTTCCATAGCAACCAGACAACATTGTGTATGTGATGGACGCGTCGATCGGTCAGGCCTGTGAGTCTCAGGCTAAAGCCTTCAAAGACAAAGTGGACGTGGCGTCCGTGATTGTCACCAAATTGGACGGACACGCCAAAGGAGGAGGAGCCCTGAGCGCGTAAGACCATAATCCTCTGCtgcatgatgatgtcacagtactTTCTTAGGTAggactgtttgtttacattcttCTACGTGTGCTGTTTCCTGTCAGCGTGGCGGCCACCAGGAGTCCCATCATCTTCATCGGCACGGGGGAACACATCGACGACTTCGAGCCGTTTAAGACTCAGCCCTTCATCAGCAAACTGCTCGGTAACCATCCTCACCTGAGCTCAGACGCATGACACCTGCTGGTCAGAGGTGGTAACGACGGTACAGAGTCAGTCAGATACAGTCGGACAAAGTCGTAAAGATACAGTCAGtcggtgatgatgatgatgatgatgatgatgatgatgattacaaACCACCAAACATGGTCCCTGGAACTTTTTAGTCATCCAGATAAAGACCACATTAATCAGTCGTCGTCAGTCCTCTGCACAGAACAATAAATTAATCCTGTTTCTAAGAGTAAGCAACATGTTGTCTTGAGTGTTGCCGTGGAAACCTTCAGtaactcctcctcttcctgtcaggGATGGGAGACATCGAAGGACTGATCGACAGAGTGAACGAGCTCAAACTGGACGATAACGAGGAGCTGATCGACAAACTCAAACACGGTGAGAAATGACACAAACTCACTTGGTCAAagtgcagtgcattgtgggtatGATGACTGACCTGTGACCCTCTGACCTCCAGGTCAGTTCACCCTCAGAGACATGTACGAGCAGTTTCAGAACATCATGAAGATGGGACCCTTTGGACAGATCATGGTAAACACCTGCTGCATGCTAGCACCTGGCACACACCTGGCACACACCTGGCACACACCTGGCACACACCTGGCACACACCTCTCACACGTGAGACTGAGTCATATGATTTAGACTCAAATCACGGGCtctaattatatataatataataattctaTTATCGTGTTCAGGGGATGATTCCTGGCTTCGGTACAGACTTCATGAGTAAAGGAAATGAACAGGAGTCGATGTCAAGACTGAAGAAACTGATGACCATCATGGACAGCATGAACGACcagggtaacacacacacacacacacacacacacacacacacacacacacacacatactcagagTTTTCTGGACAGAATCCAGAtccacaaagacagactgtggTATGAGAAATAAAGGGGATGTGATGATACCACAGCCTGACCCtcactggtttcactggtttCACTGGTGTAGAGCTGGACAGTAAAGACGGGGCCAAGCTGTTCAGTAAGCAGCCCAACAGGATCCAGAGGGTGGCTCGGGGGTCAGGGGTCGCGACCAGAGACGTCCAGGAGCTGCTGACTCAGTACACCAAGTTTGCCCAGATGGTGAAGAAGATGGGGGGCATTAAGGGGCTGTTTAAAGgtaagaggggggggggggggcaagtttttaaaagcagaagaagagcagagctgaACATGTCTCTTTTTTCAGGAGGAGACATGTCCAAGAACGTGAACCCGTCTCAGATGGCCAAACTGAACCAGCAGATGGCCAAGATGATGGACCCCAGAGTCCTGCACCACATGGGTGAGACACCTTCTAATCAAACACCAATA from the Seriola aureovittata isolate HTS-2021-v1 ecotype China chromosome 13, ASM2101889v1, whole genome shotgun sequence genome contains:
- the haus2 gene encoding HAUS augmin-like complex subunit 2, whose amino-acid sequence is MHQWDVSLFSVTPAAALLSRCVSRGAVSQEVIDSASSRQSPIFSSHLHEAVQRVRTQRQLDEVQLEVELLKEEKKSADVTHTFYLTRRFQMLQMFCGHLQELLKDQNSLRQRLMRPLGRTNLPVQAHLHRSVVEVVKMLLDFIETLEEKLDSVHSCTTTRDRLTQLNTSLAQLLAQVAEVQSLSNQVLQWKDVVSSLQSDPSA
- the srp54 gene encoding signal recognition particle subunit SRP54; this translates as MVLADLGRKITSALRSLSNATIINEEVLNAMLKEVCAALLEADVNIKLVKQLRENVKSAIDLEEMASGLNKRRMIQHAVFKELVKLVDPGVKAWTPTKGKNNVIMFVGLQGSGKTTTCSKLAYYYQRKGWKTCLICADTFRAGAFDQLKQNATKARIPFYGSYTEMDPVVIAAEGVDKFKGENFEIIIVDTSGRHKQEDSLFEEMLQVSNAVQPDNIVYVMDASIGQACESQAKAFKDKVDVASVIVTKLDGHAKGGGALSAVAATRSPIIFIGTGEHIDDFEPFKTQPFISKLLGMGDIEGLIDRVNELKLDDNEELIDKLKHGQFTLRDMYEQFQNIMKMGPFGQIMGMIPGFGTDFMSKGNEQESMSRLKKLMTIMDSMNDQELDSKDGAKLFSKQPNRIQRVARGSGVATRDVQELLTQYTKFAQMVKKMGGIKGLFKGGDMSKNVNPSQMAKLNQQMAKMMDPRVLHHMGGMAGLQSMMRQFQQGAAGNMKGMMGFNNM